One Bacillus solimangrovi genomic window carries:
- the spoVAD gene encoding stage V sporulation protein AD: MKLIGEQTWLFQEPIFVEGKGTAVGPKEARGPLGKLFDITYEKLDCGESSWEMAERRIMNDAINTALDKAGYADSDIDFMLAGDLLNQNVTSNYVAREYRVPFLCMFGACSTSMETLAIASALIDGGFANRTLAAASSHNASAEKQFRYPTEYGCQKPDTSTFTVTGAGAIVIGKKEGSVRITSATIGKVIDYGLNDPFDMGSAMAPAAADTISRHFRDLARTPQDYDLIATGDLSAVGSPILVDLLQKEGFDMTNIHNDCGLMIYYSDQGTFAGGSGCGCSAVVTYGHLLDEVAKGSLKRIFIVATGALLSPTMLNQKETIPCIAHGVVFEHVPTSS, encoded by the coding sequence ATGAAACTGATTGGAGAACAAACGTGGCTTTTCCAAGAACCGATATTTGTAGAAGGGAAAGGTACCGCAGTTGGACCAAAGGAAGCACGTGGTCCACTAGGAAAGTTGTTCGATATTACTTATGAAAAGTTAGATTGTGGAGAGTCTAGCTGGGAAATGGCTGAAAGACGAATCATGAATGATGCAATCAATACTGCGTTAGATAAAGCAGGTTATGCTGATTCAGACATTGATTTTATGTTAGCTGGAGACTTACTTAATCAAAATGTCACGTCAAATTATGTTGCACGTGAATATAGAGTTCCATTTCTTTGTATGTTCGGGGCGTGTTCGACCTCAATGGAAACTTTAGCAATTGCTTCTGCGCTAATTGATGGTGGCTTTGCTAACAGAACGTTAGCAGCTGCTAGTAGTCATAATGCAAGTGCTGAGAAACAATTTCGATACCCAACAGAATATGGATGTCAAAAGCCTGATACTTCAACATTTACTGTAACAGGAGCAGGTGCAATTGTAATAGGGAAAAAAGAAGGTTCTGTTAGAATTACTTCGGCAACGATTGGGAAAGTCATTGATTATGGATTGAATGACCCGTTTGATATGGGGAGTGCGATGGCACCTGCTGCAGCGGATACTATTTCTCGACATTTTCGTGATTTAGCACGTACGCCTCAAGATTATGACTTAATCGCAACAGGAGACCTTTCTGCAGTTGGTAGTCCAATATTAGTTGATTTACTACAAAAGGAAGGCTTTGATATGACGAATATACACAATGATTGTGGGTTAATGATCTATTATTCTGACCAAGGAACGTTTGCTGGAGGTAGTGGATGTGGTTGTTCAGCTGTTGTCACATATGGGCATTTGTTAGATGAAGTAGCAAAAGGTAGTTTAAAACGGATTTTTATTGTTGCTACAGGAGCGTTGTTAAGTCCAACGATGCTTAATCAAAAGGAAACCATTCCATGTATTGCACACGGTGTCGTCTTTGAGCATGTTCCGACTTCTTCATAA
- a CDS encoding carbon-nitrogen hydrolase family protein, translated as MKIGLAQTKFPQSASEGLEIVKDMIKQAHQNHCDIICFPESIVPGLRGVGYEVDEYNHDFQTSVLDEICALAKQLKLAVILPLEWTDELGLHLVAFVIDENGEILGYQTKNQIAPDEDFFNYVPGSGRQLFEIKNVKFGIVICHEGWRYPETVRWAAVRGASIVFHPQFTGSVPNPEFYDYAMICRSVENNIYFASVNYALENQGSTTSLISPTGERLMGVSKNAEQLLVCNIDTKQADRLLAKRFNQDLLQ; from the coding sequence ATGAAGATCGGTTTAGCTCAAACAAAGTTTCCACAATCAGCATCAGAAGGTTTGGAAATTGTTAAGGATATGATAAAGCAGGCACATCAAAACCACTGTGATATTATTTGCTTTCCAGAATCAATCGTTCCTGGATTAAGAGGTGTAGGTTATGAGGTAGACGAGTATAATCACGATTTTCAAACTTCTGTATTGGATGAAATTTGTGCATTAGCGAAACAATTGAAATTAGCAGTTATTTTACCATTGGAATGGACAGATGAACTCGGCTTACACCTCGTTGCATTTGTTATAGATGAAAATGGTGAAATACTTGGCTATCAAACAAAAAATCAAATTGCTCCAGACGAAGACTTTTTTAATTATGTTCCAGGTAGTGGGCGTCAATTATTTGAAATTAAAAATGTTAAGTTTGGTATCGTTATTTGCCATGAGGGCTGGAGGTACCCAGAAACAGTAAGATGGGCAGCTGTGCGTGGAGCGAGTATCGTGTTTCATCCTCAATTTACAGGTAGTGTGCCTAATCCTGAATTTTATGACTATGCAATGATATGTAGAAGTGTAGAAAACAATATTTATTTTGCTAGTGTTAACTATGCACTTGAAAATCAAGGAAGTACAACATCTCTCATCTCCCCAACTGGAGAGAGATTAATGGGAGTTAGTAAGAACGCTGAACAATTACTTGTTTGTAATATTGATACAAAACAAGCTGATAGATTGCTAGCAAAGCGGTTTAATCAAGATTTATTACAATGA
- a CDS encoding FeoB-associated Cys-rich membrane protein translates to MIVNIVLGSLIIGYASFMFVRFIKRSSKGKCESCSTTCEVQCAHNSNQKNEFVKKDVKS, encoded by the coding sequence ATGATAGTGAATATTGTGCTCGGTTCACTCATTATTGGTTATGCTTCATTTATGTTTGTGAGGTTCATTAAGAGAAGTTCAAAAGGAAAGTGTGAAAGTTGTTCTACTACTTGTGAAGTGCAGTGTGCTCATAATTCGAATCAAAAAAATGAGTTTGTGAAGAAAGATGTTAAATCTTAA
- a CDS encoding ABC transporter ATP-binding protein translates to MLKDVSSLLTIDALQKKYGKKEVVKDVSFSIQKGESFGLLGPNGAGKSTIISMISGLVSPDAGDVIVDGQSIRKYSLDVKKKIGIVPQEIALYQTMSAKDNLIFWGKLYGLKRHVAKKRAEEVLHFIGLTDRAKDKVETFSGGMKRRVNIGVALMHEPELLIMDEPTVGIDPQSRNHILETVKNLNAQGMTVIYTSHYMEEVEYLCDRIAVIDHGNLIAIGTKTELCNLLNENTAVQLVVNKVVDSFVEKIEELEHVERVAVNEENNEIVIYLSNNDMLLKQIVAISTDENVSILSLRVKEPNLETLFLQLTGRSLRD, encoded by the coding sequence ATGTTAAAGGATGTGAGTTCATTGTTAACGATCGATGCTTTACAAAAAAAATACGGAAAAAAAGAGGTTGTGAAAGACGTTTCATTTTCAATTCAAAAAGGGGAGTCATTCGGATTATTAGGCCCGAATGGAGCAGGTAAATCAACCATCATTTCTATGATAAGTGGACTTGTTTCACCAGATGCTGGTGATGTCATTGTAGATGGACAGTCCATCAGAAAATATTCATTAGATGTAAAGAAAAAGATTGGAATTGTCCCACAAGAGATTGCCTTATATCAAACGATGTCTGCGAAAGATAACCTCATTTTTTGGGGCAAGTTGTACGGGTTGAAGAGACATGTTGCAAAGAAAAGAGCAGAAGAGGTTCTTCACTTTATCGGTTTAACAGATCGAGCGAAAGACAAGGTAGAAACATTCTCTGGAGGTATGAAAAGGCGAGTCAATATTGGCGTTGCACTTATGCATGAGCCTGAATTACTTATTATGGATGAACCGACAGTTGGCATTGATCCACAATCTCGTAATCATATTTTAGAAACTGTGAAGAACTTAAATGCACAAGGAATGACTGTCATTTACACAAGTCATTATATGGAAGAGGTTGAGTATCTTTGTGACCGAATTGCGGTTATTGATCACGGTAATCTAATTGCAATTGGTACTAAGACAGAGTTGTGTAACTTACTTAATGAAAACACTGCTGTTCAATTAGTCGTTAATAAAGTTGTCGATTCATTTGTAGAAAAAATCGAAGAACTTGAACATGTTGAGCGTGTTGCAGTGAATGAAGAAAATAACGAAATTGTAATCTATCTTTCTAACAATGACATGTTGTTAAAACAAATTGTCGCAATTTCAACAGATGAGAATGTCTCCATTCTATCATTGCGAGTGAAAGAACCCAATCTTGAAACGTTATTTCTACAGCTTACTGGACGTTCACTTAGAGATTAG
- a CDS encoding peptidylprolyl isomerase produces the protein MAKKGQISFENGEKIEIEFFPNEAPGTVANFEKLASEGYYDGLTFHRVIPGFVAQGGCPHGTGTGGPGYSIKCETEGNPHKHEVGSLSMAHAGKDTGGSQFFIVHEPQPHLDGVHTVFGKVTEGMDTVLRIQPGDIMKEVKVWEE, from the coding sequence ATGGCTAAAAAAGGACAGATTTCTTTTGAAAATGGAGAAAAAATCGAAATCGAATTTTTCCCAAATGAAGCACCAGGAACGGTAGCTAACTTCGAAAAATTAGCGAGCGAAGGATATTATGATGGATTAACATTCCACCGTGTCATTCCAGGTTTCGTAGCACAAGGTGGTTGCCCACACGGTACAGGTACAGGTGGTCCAGGTTACTCAATCAAATGTGAAACTGAAGGGAACCCACACAAACATGAAGTAGGTTCACTTTCAATGGCACACGCTGGTAAAGATACTGGTGGTAGCCAATTCTTTATCGTACATGAGCCACAACCACATCTAGATGGTGTACACACAGTATTTGGTAAGGTGACAGAAGGAATGGATACAGTTCTTCGCATCCAACCAGGTGATATCATGAAAGAAGTTAAAGTTTGGGAAGAGTAA
- a CDS encoding class I SAM-dependent methyltransferase, with translation MGIKKDVQKQFGRSADSYVTSKGHRKGKDLKKLVEIAQTNRTEQALDIATGGGHTANALAPFVQKVIAMDLTIEMLTAAEEFITSNGHHNVDFVQGDAEKLPFSDGLFDIVSCRIAAHHFPNIETFISEVHRVLKNGGQLLLDDNVASEVDEFDQFYNHIEKVRDYSHYRAWKKSEWLQMLEVKGFEIQELHRFEKQFEFHNWCERMHLSDVEKQALNELMMQSSESVKSKFRIHIENEQVISFQGEAMLLRARKR, from the coding sequence ATGGGTATTAAAAAGGATGTTCAAAAGCAATTTGGACGTAGTGCCGACTCATATGTGACTAGTAAAGGTCATCGAAAAGGAAAGGACTTAAAAAAGCTCGTAGAAATAGCTCAAACAAATCGAACTGAACAAGCACTCGATATTGCAACAGGTGGAGGTCATACTGCAAATGCATTGGCACCATTTGTTCAAAAAGTAATCGCAATGGATTTAACAATTGAAATGTTAACTGCGGCTGAAGAATTTATTACTAGTAACGGACATCATAATGTGGATTTTGTTCAAGGTGATGCGGAAAAACTACCTTTTTCTGATGGGTTATTTGACATTGTAAGTTGTCGGATAGCTGCACACCATTTTCCTAATATTGAAACGTTTATTAGTGAAGTTCATCGCGTATTAAAGAATGGTGGGCAATTATTGTTAGATGATAACGTAGCCTCAGAAGTGGATGAGTTTGACCAATTTTATAACCATATTGAAAAAGTTCGAGATTATAGTCATTACAGGGCTTGGAAAAAATCAGAATGGCTACAAATGCTAGAAGTGAAGGGGTTTGAAATACAAGAGTTACATCGTTTTGAAAAACAATTTGAGTTTCATAATTGGTGTGAGCGTATGCATTTGTCAGACGTAGAGAAACAAGCGTTAAATGAACTGATGATGCAAAGTTCAGAAAGTGTAAAGAGTAAGTTTCGTATTCACATAGAGAACGAACAGGTTATTTCATTTCAAGGTGAAGCGATGTTGTTACGTGCAAGAAAGAGATAA
- the lysA gene encoding diaminopimelate decarboxylase produces the protein MELHGVSKINDNGHLEIGGVDVIELTKEYGTPLIAYDTALIRERMRSFKQTFEKHGITAQVAYASKAFSCKAMIQLVAQEGLSLDVVSAGELYTAVQAGFPVKKIHFHGNNKSIEEIRMGVEAGIGCFVTDNFYEISLLEQVSKEKGVKIPVLLRITPGIEAHTHDYILTGHEDSKFGFDLGSGQVEGAIQAVKDSEHIELLGVHCHIGSQIFESTGFVMAAEKIYEAMNRWYHEMDYIPKVMNLGGGFGIRYTDEDDPLLPNQYIEEIIQAVKAKSEQFGLPVPEIWIEPGRSIVGDAGTTLYSVGSTKEIPNVRKYVAVDGGMSDNLRPALYQAKYDAALANRMNDEREELVSIAGKCCESGDMLIWDVELPKVKGDDVLAVFCTGAYGYSMANNYNRIPRPAVVFVENGVAKLVIKRESYEDLVRYDLSL, from the coding sequence ATGGAACTACATGGAGTGAGTAAAATCAACGATAATGGACATCTTGAAATCGGTGGTGTAGATGTTATTGAGTTAACGAAAGAGTATGGTACACCATTGATCGCTTATGATACAGCTTTAATCCGGGAACGAATGCGTTCTTTCAAACAAACATTTGAGAAACACGGTATTACAGCTCAAGTTGCTTATGCAAGTAAAGCATTTTCTTGTAAAGCGATGATTCAACTCGTTGCACAAGAAGGTCTAAGCTTAGATGTTGTTTCAGCAGGTGAGTTATATACAGCGGTTCAAGCTGGTTTTCCGGTAAAGAAAATTCATTTCCATGGTAATAATAAGAGTATAGAAGAGATTAGAATGGGAGTTGAAGCAGGAATCGGTTGCTTCGTAACGGATAACTTCTATGAAATAAGCCTTCTCGAACAAGTAAGTAAAGAAAAGGGAGTTAAGATTCCTGTTCTATTACGAATTACACCAGGGATTGAGGCTCATACACATGATTATATTTTAACAGGACATGAAGATTCAAAGTTTGGTTTTGATCTAGGAAGCGGACAAGTCGAAGGTGCCATTCAAGCTGTGAAAGATTCAGAACATATTGAATTGCTAGGTGTGCATTGTCATATCGGTTCGCAAATCTTCGAATCAACAGGTTTTGTTATGGCTGCTGAGAAAATTTATGAAGCAATGAATAGATGGTATCACGAGATGGATTACATACCAAAAGTGATGAATCTCGGTGGAGGTTTCGGTATTCGTTATACAGATGAGGATGATCCATTGTTACCGAATCAATATATTGAAGAAATTATTCAAGCAGTAAAAGCAAAGTCAGAACAATTTGGTTTACCAGTTCCAGAGATTTGGATTGAACCAGGTCGTTCAATTGTTGGAGATGCAGGTACAACACTTTATTCAGTAGGTTCTACAAAAGAAATACCTAATGTAAGGAAGTATGTTGCAGTTGATGGTGGAATGAGTGATAATCTTCGTCCAGCATTATACCAAGCAAAATATGATGCAGCTCTTGCAAATCGTATGAATGATGAACGAGAAGAGTTAGTATCAATTGCGGGTAAGTGTTGTGAGTCGGGTGACATGCTTATTTGGGACGTTGAACTTCCAAAGGTGAAAGGTGACGATGTTCTTGCTGTATTCTGCACAGGTGCTTACGGTTATTCAATGGCGAATAACTACAATCGTATTCCACGCCCAGCAGTAGTTTTTGTAGAGAATGGAGTAGCGAAGCTCGTTATTAAACGTGAGTCTTACGAAGATCTAGTACGATATGACCTTTCATTATAA
- a CDS encoding ABC transporter permease gives MKSFIIAWNDFLIRVKDRKGFLLMLIMPLMITSILGFALGGVMNNEVKLPHTTVGVFVPDYDQLSTGLVEGLLKNPDVEEFIEVIDYSSTEEVELAIEDNIVEVGLIVPDKWSNGLIEQNIQDVKLLTSSNSDIQLMIVDSIVRSYVQRAQIISTTSHLVLSDIGQSVPVMTGEQNMDHVISDFVTMLRVRAETEPYDVRSSVIGERAVTSMQYYAAGMGMMFLLFNVIVGGKVLLNERTNQTLERLNSTSTSRVEIIFGKFLGTFFYCLCQMIVFISMTYVLLKVDWGSNVLQVFVIGLVYCFAISGLSIIIASLLQDDKAIDLSGSLIVQIFALLGGSMVPIYLFPDILHKLSMIAPNKWALSSFLDIMLGVNWSDLMNTIIVLAAIGIISLCIGTLRFKVR, from the coding sequence ATGAAGAGCTTTATTATTGCTTGGAATGACTTTCTCATCCGTGTCAAAGATCGAAAAGGCTTTTTATTAATGTTAATCATGCCATTAATGATTACATCGATATTAGGGTTTGCACTAGGCGGAGTTATGAATAATGAAGTGAAACTACCTCATACGACAGTAGGTGTGTTCGTACCTGATTATGATCAGCTTTCAACAGGGTTAGTCGAGGGACTGTTAAAAAATCCTGATGTGGAAGAGTTTATTGAAGTGATCGATTATTCGTCTACAGAAGAAGTAGAATTAGCTATTGAAGATAACATAGTAGAGGTTGGACTTATCGTTCCAGACAAATGGAGTAACGGATTAATTGAACAGAACATACAAGATGTTAAATTACTTACTAGTTCAAATTCAGACATTCAGTTAATGATTGTCGATTCGATTGTTCGTTCATATGTACAACGTGCACAAATCATTTCGACTACATCACATTTAGTCCTTTCAGATATAGGTCAATCTGTGCCAGTTATGACGGGTGAACAGAATATGGACCATGTTATTTCGGATTTTGTAACAATGTTACGTGTTAGAGCAGAAACTGAACCGTATGATGTTCGTTCTTCTGTTATTGGAGAAAGAGCAGTAACAAGTATGCAATATTATGCTGCTGGTATGGGAATGATGTTTCTATTATTTAACGTCATCGTCGGAGGAAAAGTGTTATTGAATGAACGTACGAATCAAACTTTAGAACGACTTAACAGTACATCAACTAGTAGGGTGGAGATAATATTTGGAAAGTTTTTAGGAACTTTTTTTTATTGTCTGTGCCAGATGATTGTTTTTATAAGTATGACATACGTTTTATTGAAAGTGGACTGGGGATCAAATGTCTTGCAAGTATTCGTAATTGGTCTCGTGTATTGTTTTGCTATTTCTGGATTATCGATCATTATTGCTTCATTGTTACAAGACGATAAAGCGATTGATCTATCGGGTAGTTTAATCGTTCAAATATTTGCATTATTAGGAGGATCGATGGTTCCTATCTATCTGTTTCCTGACATTTTACATAAGCTATCAATGATAGCACCTAACAAATGGGCATTATCAAGTTTTCTAGACATTATGCTAGGTGTGAATTGGAGTGACTTAATGAACACGATTATTGTATTAGCTGCAATTGGTATTATCTCGTTATGTATAGGTACTCTTAGGTTTAAGGTTCGCTAA
- a CDS encoding FeoA family protein → MNIVNLKKGSKATINDLSKTSELVKQRLLHMGVDEGKQICLRCVMPFGGPVLIEACGQCISIRRKEALNIGVEKVVSTNCVIR, encoded by the coding sequence ATGAATATAGTGAACTTAAAAAAAGGTTCAAAAGCAACGATTAATGATTTATCTAAGACTAGTGAATTAGTCAAACAGCGGCTATTGCATATGGGTGTAGATGAGGGAAAGCAAATTTGTTTAAGGTGCGTAATGCCTTTTGGAGGTCCAGTGTTAATAGAAGCTTGTGGGCAATGTATTAGTATACGACGTAAGGAAGCGTTGAATATAGGAGTTGAGAAGGTTGTCAGTACAAATTGCGTTATTCGGTAA
- the feoB gene encoding ferrous iron transport protein B: MSVQIALFGNPNTGKTSLFNHLTGSYEYVGNWSGVTVEKKVGRLRNPHGQLIDLPGVYSLNPLSRDEEVVSRFLLTESFSSIVNIVDASQLKRNLQLTVQLLEYGKPINIGLNMVDVAENRGHIIHDQLLSKLLGVPVAPIIARSGKGCDKLTNNMSHIDSHKSSLFKIHYGAIIEEKIEQIIELLPDNISLSKRWLAIQYLERNNTVEAYVSHIADEDILNPIYKQAEELIAKEQNGLSVRQYIYQIREQFIEEVIQRVSEVSETNKRTATELIDNIVTHKLLGLPLFLMFMYVIFMLTFDWLGSPLADMLDGLIAGPLTNLIEQGLTLIGASQFIHSLILDGIVAGVGGVLVFVPQIFILFLLISFLEDSGYLARVAVVMDRIMELIGLNGKAFIPMIIGFGCNVPGVMAARTIEQPKERLLTILLTPLMSCSARLPVYALFVGAFFVKQQAFIVLSLYVLGIVVAMLVAKLFSIVFFRGEQSVFVMELPPYRFPQLLTLWRSTWEKGKGFLKKAGTFIFAGSVFIWLLTYFGPTGIAEQMDDSFLAVIGSYIAPIFSPLGFGTWQASASLMTGFFAKEVVVSTMNIIYHAPNTESLQGMLSQYYSPISAISFMSFVLLYIPCLATVATIKKETASTKWTLFSIGYALVIAYIVSLLIYQIGELFI, encoded by the coding sequence TTGTCAGTACAAATTGCGTTATTCGGTAACCCTAACACTGGCAAAACATCACTCTTCAATCATTTAACAGGTTCGTATGAGTATGTAGGGAATTGGAGTGGTGTGACTGTAGAGAAAAAGGTTGGTCGTTTGCGAAATCCACACGGACAACTAATTGATTTACCTGGTGTATATTCCTTAAATCCACTATCAAGAGATGAGGAAGTCGTTTCTCGATTCTTACTAACTGAGTCATTTTCATCTATTGTCAATATAGTAGATGCATCGCAATTAAAGAGGAATCTTCAACTAACAGTTCAATTGTTGGAGTATGGAAAACCGATTAATATCGGGTTAAACATGGTTGACGTAGCGGAAAATAGAGGACATATCATCCATGATCAACTGTTATCAAAGTTACTCGGTGTACCTGTTGCACCAATCATTGCTCGTTCAGGAAAGGGGTGTGACAAACTTACAAATAACATGTCACACATCGATAGTCATAAAAGTTCTTTATTCAAAATTCATTACGGTGCAATTATTGAAGAAAAAATTGAACAAATTATTGAACTATTACCCGACAATATTTCTCTATCTAAAAGATGGTTAGCTATCCAGTATTTAGAGAGAAATAATACGGTTGAAGCATATGTTAGTCACATAGCTGATGAAGATATTCTTAATCCGATATACAAACAAGCAGAGGAACTAATCGCAAAAGAGCAAAATGGCCTATCAGTAAGACAATACATTTATCAAATACGAGAACAATTTATTGAGGAAGTTATTCAGCGTGTTTCAGAAGTATCTGAAACAAATAAAAGAACTGCAACAGAACTGATCGACAATATCGTTACACATAAGCTCTTAGGATTACCATTGTTTCTGATGTTCATGTATGTCATTTTCATGTTAACGTTTGATTGGCTAGGATCACCTTTAGCAGACATGTTAGACGGATTAATTGCAGGACCATTAACAAATTTGATTGAACAAGGACTTACGTTAATCGGTGCCTCTCAGTTTATCCATTCACTAATATTAGATGGGATTGTAGCAGGGGTTGGAGGCGTCTTAGTTTTTGTACCACAAATTTTTATTTTATTTCTATTAATCTCTTTTCTTGAGGATTCAGGATATCTTGCTAGAGTAGCAGTTGTGATGGACCGAATAATGGAGTTGATTGGTTTGAATGGAAAAGCATTCATTCCGATGATTATAGGCTTTGGTTGTAATGTTCCAGGTGTAATGGCAGCAAGAACGATTGAACAACCGAAGGAACGATTACTGACAATATTGTTGACGCCATTAATGTCTTGCTCAGCAAGACTTCCTGTATATGCTCTGTTTGTAGGTGCGTTTTTCGTCAAACAACAAGCATTTATCGTACTTTCGTTGTACGTGTTAGGAATTGTTGTTGCAATGCTTGTAGCAAAGTTGTTTTCGATTGTCTTTTTTAGAGGGGAACAATCAGTATTTGTAATGGAGCTGCCACCTTATCGATTTCCACAATTGCTAACGTTATGGAGAAGTACGTGGGAGAAGGGGAAAGGGTTTCTGAAAAAAGCAGGTACATTTATTTTCGCAGGTTCTGTATTTATATGGCTCTTAACGTATTTCGGTCCGACTGGAATTGCTGAACAGATGGATGATAGCTTTTTAGCAGTTATCGGTAGCTATATTGCTCCAATATTCTCACCGTTAGGATTCGGGACTTGGCAAGCTTCAGCTTCATTAATGACTGGTTTTTTCGCAAAGGAAGTTGTCGTATCAACGATGAATATTATTTATCATGCTCCTAATACGGAGTCACTACAAGGAATGCTTTCACAATACTACAGTCCAATATCAGCAATTAGCTTTATGTCATTTGTACTGTTATACATTCCGTGTTTAGCGACAGTAGCAACGATTAAAAAAGAAACAGCATCAACAAAATGGACACTTTTCTCAATAGGTTACGCATTAGTTATCGCATATATTGTTTCGCTACTTATTTATCAAATTGGAGAGCTATTTATTTAA
- a CDS encoding spore germination protein — protein sequence MVSESTKQKEEKIPVSSDLPKNEQYLKERIGLGVSFDIGVRKLKILNKWVNIYFVNGLCDSNIIIELLKEMVEINDNEVPVYNTRNLIENRLVHQQVQPAKTMDEVVDQLLSGLIIILIEDESQGFIVDVRSYPGRSPEEPDNEKIVRGSRDGYTENIIENTALTRRRIRDERLRYEILQVGERSKTDICIAYIEDVADKQLIEVIRKELNEITIDGVPMADKTIEEFLVKQGFNPFPLVRYTERPDVGATHLLEGHVLIMVDTSPSVIITPTTFFHHVQHAEEYRQTPAVGAYYRWIRFFGMFIAMFLTPLWFLLVLEPQLLPPALEFVGPNEETNVPVVVQLLIADFGLDLLRMAAIHTPTPLSTAMGLIAAVLIGQIAIDVGLFVPEVILYVAVAAIGTFATPSYELAVANKLVRTIFILSVALFGVPGFMISVTVALIFLIQIRSLNTPYLWPFVPFNPKAFMQILVRISVPLSKTRPSIVHPRNPKKQPT from the coding sequence TTGGTAAGTGAAAGCACAAAACAGAAGGAAGAAAAAATACCCGTTTCTTCCGATTTACCTAAAAATGAGCAATATTTAAAAGAACGTATTGGTTTAGGTGTTAGCTTTGATATAGGTGTTCGTAAGTTGAAAATATTGAACAAATGGGTAAATATTTATTTCGTTAATGGACTTTGTGACAGTAATATTATTATTGAGCTTCTAAAAGAAATGGTTGAAATTAATGATAATGAAGTGCCAGTATATAACACACGAAATTTAATCGAGAATCGTCTCGTTCATCAACAGGTACAACCTGCAAAAACGATGGACGAAGTTGTTGATCAATTGTTATCAGGGTTAATTATTATTTTAATTGAAGATGAATCACAAGGTTTTATCGTGGATGTTAGAAGTTATCCAGGTCGTTCACCTGAAGAGCCAGATAATGAGAAAATTGTGCGTGGTTCACGAGATGGATATACAGAAAACATTATTGAAAATACAGCATTGACGAGGCGACGTATTCGAGATGAGCGATTACGTTACGAAATCTTGCAAGTTGGTGAACGGTCGAAGACAGATATTTGTATTGCATATATAGAAGATGTTGCTGACAAACAATTAATCGAAGTCATTCGGAAAGAATTAAATGAAATTACAATAGATGGCGTACCAATGGCTGATAAGACCATTGAAGAATTCCTTGTGAAACAAGGATTTAATCCTTTCCCACTCGTTCGATACACAGAACGGCCAGATGTTGGAGCAACTCATTTATTAGAGGGTCACGTACTCATCATGGTTGATACGTCTCCGAGTGTTATTATTACACCTACAACATTTTTTCACCATGTTCAACACGCAGAAGAGTATCGGCAAACACCAGCAGTTGGTGCATACTATCGATGGATTCGATTCTTTGGAATGTTTATTGCTATGTTTTTAACTCCTTTATGGTTTTTGCTAGTACTCGAACCTCAATTATTACCACCAGCACTTGAATTTGTAGGGCCAAATGAAGAGACAAACGTTCCTGTTGTTGTTCAGTTGTTAATTGCTGACTTTGGATTAGATTTATTACGGATGGCTGCTATTCATACACCAACTCCTTTATCTACCGCAATGGGTCTAATAGCAGCAGTATTAATTGGACAAATTGCAATAGACGTAGGGTTATTTGTACCTGAGGTAATCTTGTACGTCGCAGTAGCAGCAATTGGAACGTTTGCTACACCGAGTTACGAATTAGCTGTTGCAAATAAATTAGTAAGGACAATATTCATATTATCTGTTGCGTTGTTTGGAGTACCTGGGTTTATGATATCAGTTACGGTTGCGTTAATCTTCTTAATTCAAATACGCTCGTTAAATACCCCTTACTTATGGCCGTTTGTACCGTTTAATCCAAAGGCATTTATGCAAATTCTTGTACGAATTTCCGTACCGCTTTCAAAAACGAGACCAAGCATTGTTCATCCACGTAATCCGAAAAAACAGCCAACATAA